TGGCGGACATAAAAAAATCGGAAACGGAAAGATAATCCACCCTTCCCCGGAAAACCAGAACTCCGGTTTTTACGGAACTCGTCTGGAATACACTTGAAGCGTCCCTTACCATCTGCAACTCCGGCGGAACCGGCACATCAGGAAAATCGTAAAAGACCGGTGTTACCGGTGCTACAGAAAGAGATTGGGCTGACGTAGCCGGACCGGCAGATTCCTGTCCGGGTCCAGCCTGTGAACCCTGAGCAGAAACACCCGACATCGTAGTGCACCCCGTTAAAGCAAATACAATTGCAAATAACAGCGACGATACAATTGAAAAGCCCCTCATCGTCTTCCCCCTCTTTTCAGAAAAAAGGATTTGTTGCTCTCTCTCTTCCCACCGTCGTTTTCGGCCCGTGTCCCGGGTAGACGACGACATCATCCCCTAACGGGAAAATTTTGTTCCTTACAGATTTTATAAGCTCTTCGTAAGAGCCTCCGGGAAAATCCGTTCGGCCAATGGACCCGGCAAAAAGAGTATCTCCTACAAAAATGATCCGGCGATCTTTCAAATAAAAAGACACATGGCCCGGGGTATGCCCCGGGGTTTCAAGAACTTCAAGCGAAATATCCCCAACGGAAATACACTGACCCTCTGCAAGCTCTACGTCAACAGGTCCACCCAAACCCGTAATGCGACCACTCAGGAGTGCACCGAGACCGACCATTCGATCCTTCAACAAAGGTTTATCCGCCGGGTGGAGGTATATTAAACCTCCTGCAAGTTCTTTCAGCTTCCAGGCGTCCAGAACATGGTCAAAATGACCGTGAGTAAGCAGAATGGCCTCAAGCTTGAGTTTATTTTTGTTCAGGAACGAAGCGATCCTTTTTGCTTCGCCGCCCGGATCAATCACTGCCGCAACACACTTGCCGGAATCTCCCAGAACGTAGCAGTTGGTCTGTAGCATTCCCACAACAAAATGCTCAAGAATCATCGACTCTGCTCCTTTTACCATTTTTCCAGTATTATCAATTCATCCAGAGGGCGTCTGTCGGATCGCTGGTCACGCCTTGCGGGATGTCCCACGGCAACGACGGCCATAAGTTCCAGAGAGTCCCTAAGCCCCAGTATGTCTCTCACCTGATCCCTGTTTTTCAGAATCTCTCCAATCCAGACTGCCCCCAGCCCCATGTCATGTACTGCAAGAAGCATGTTCTGTATGCACGCCCCTACCGCCTGACAGTCTTTAACGTAGTCATAGGAAGCTTCCCGATCCAGAAAAACACAAATAATCACGGGTGCATTGCGAATGATCTTTCCGTAACGGGTTAGCTCGGCAATTCGGTTACGGAGTTCCTCAGAACCTATGACGGCAAACCTCCATGGCTGGTTGTTAAGGCCGGACGGAGCCCAGGAACCGGCTTTGATTATTTCCCTAATTGCTTCCGGCGATACGGGTTCATCGGTATAATGGCGGATACTTCTCCTTTCGTAAATGGCCTTAAGCACAGCCGAACTCATTATTCCCCTCCCTCATTTTGATCCCCAGAACGATGCTTTTTGAACTCGGTTACAAATCTTTCTAAATCTTCTCCTTCCAGCACCTCTTTTTCCAGCAACTCCTCGGCAAGTCTATCCAGCCATGCTCTGTTTTTTTCAAGAATATTTCTTACCCTACGATGAGCACTTTCCACTATTTC
The sequence above is drawn from the Thermodesulforhabdus norvegica genome and encodes:
- a CDS encoding MBL fold metallo-hydrolase, with amino-acid sequence MILEHFVVGMLQTNCYVLGDSGKCVAAVIDPGGEAKRIASFLNKNKLKLEAILLTHGHFDHVLDAWKLKELAGGLIYLHPADKPLLKDRMVGLGALLSGRITGLGGPVDVELAEGQCISVGDISLEVLETPGHTPGHVSFYLKDRRIIFVGDTLFAGSIGRTDFPGGSYEELIKSVRNKIFPLGDDVVVYPGHGPKTTVGRERATNPFF
- a CDS encoding nitroreductase family protein; amino-acid sequence: MSSAVLKAIYERRSIRHYTDEPVSPEAIREIIKAGSWAPSGLNNQPWRFAVIGSEELRNRIAELTRYGKIIRNAPVIICVFLDREASYDYVKDCQAVGACIQNMLLAVHDMGLGAVWIGEILKNRDQVRDILGLRDSLELMAVVAVGHPARRDQRSDRRPLDELIILEKW